Proteins co-encoded in one Bacillus sp. FSL H8-0547 genomic window:
- a CDS encoding YeeE/YedE family protein: protein MAETAIHSPSWAKTTVVSEMKPVQKPLVAAGLLAAVLLFAAILLAAGGTQSVLYIIGLLLGATLLHARFGFTSAFRRLVSVGNVQGLQAHMLMLAIASVLFAVILSTGFSFTGTAPAGYVSPVGVSVIVGAFMFGIGMQLGNGCASGTLYSVGGGSSSMILTLVSFIAGSVIGAYHFTFWMEDMPALPPVSLATSTGLGYGGALIVQLAVFALIYWITIQIAKKKNPPMMKQLPTVKGWKKILRGSWPLFAAAIILALLNALTLSIRGNPWGITSAFALWGGKALMAAGIDVSSWGYFTGANGAALTKTVLADSTSVMNFGIILGAFISAAAQGTFKPGKIKPGVAGASIIGGLLMGYGARLAFGCNIGAYFGGIASFSLHGWVWMVMAMLGTFLALFIRPIFGLKNPKPTDSIC, encoded by the coding sequence ATGGCTGAAACAGCAATTCATTCACCTTCATGGGCTAAAACCACCGTTGTATCTGAAATGAAGCCTGTTCAAAAACCGCTCGTTGCGGCGGGATTGCTTGCAGCAGTTCTATTATTTGCTGCCATTTTACTGGCAGCGGGAGGCACACAGAGCGTTCTTTATATAATCGGATTGCTTCTTGGTGCAACTTTGCTTCATGCACGATTTGGCTTTACTTCTGCCTTTAGACGACTCGTTTCTGTAGGGAATGTTCAGGGTCTTCAGGCTCATATGCTGATGCTCGCCATAGCATCCGTCTTATTTGCCGTCATATTAAGCACAGGTTTCAGTTTTACAGGAACAGCCCCGGCAGGATACGTATCTCCTGTAGGGGTAAGTGTTATCGTAGGCGCATTTATGTTCGGCATTGGCATGCAGCTGGGCAATGGCTGTGCTTCAGGAACGCTCTATTCAGTGGGCGGCGGATCATCATCCATGATCCTGACCCTTGTATCCTTTATTGCAGGATCTGTTATTGGAGCCTACCATTTTACTTTCTGGATGGAAGATATGCCGGCCCTTCCGCCGGTCTCTCTAGCAACATCCACGGGTCTCGGCTATGGCGGTGCACTGATCGTCCAGCTTGCTGTATTTGCTCTTATTTACTGGATCACCATACAGATTGCCAAAAAGAAAAATCCGCCTATGATGAAACAGCTTCCTACCGTAAAGGGCTGGAAAAAGATTCTCCGCGGATCATGGCCGCTATTTGCAGCAGCGATCATTCTTGCGCTGCTTAATGCATTGACACTGTCTATCAGGGGAAACCCTTGGGGCATAACATCAGCTTTTGCCCTTTGGGGTGGAAAAGCATTGATGGCCGCAGGAATTGACGTTTCATCATGGGGTTATTTCACCGGTGCAAACGGAGCAGCATTAACAAAAACCGTTCTTGCGGATTCAACAAGTGTAATGAATTTCGGCATCATCCTTGGCGCATTCATATCTGCAGCCGCGCAAGGAACGTTTAAGCCGGGAAAAATTAAACCTGGCGTAGCAGGTGCATCCATTATCGGCGGCCTGCTTATGGGCTATGGCGCCCGTCTTGCTTTCGGCTGCAACATCGGTGCCTATTTTGGAGGAATTGCTTCATTCAGTCTTCATGGATGGGTTTGGATGGTCATGGCTATGCTTGGAACATTCCTCGCCTTATTTATCCGGCCGATTTTCGGACTGAAAAACCCTAAACCAACAGATTCTATTTGCTGA
- the mgrA gene encoding L-glyceraldehyde 3-phosphate reductase, with protein sequence MTYQANSDRYESMTYNRCGNSGLLLPAISLGLWHNFGGVDSFENGRAMLRRAFDLGITHFDLANNYGPPPGSAEEMFGQLMKTDFAPYRDELVISSKAGYRMWDGPYGEWGSKKYLISSLDQSLKRMGLDYVDIFYSHRPDPHTPLEETMGALDQIVRQGKALYVGISSYSAEQTEEAVKILNRLGTPLLIHQPSYSMLNRWIEEGLQDVLQENKVGSIAFCPLEQGLLTNKYVGGVPQESRAAKATGALQEERVTEELVGKIKKLNELAAKRGQNLAQMALAWVLREGRVTSALIGASKVSQIEENVAALNHLEFTKDELSQIESILSE encoded by the coding sequence ATGACGTATCAAGCTAATTCCGATCGCTATGAATCGATGACGTATAACCGCTGCGGGAATTCCGGGTTGCTGCTGCCTGCAATCTCGCTTGGGCTTTGGCATAATTTCGGCGGAGTGGACTCTTTTGAAAACGGGCGTGCCATGCTGCGCAGGGCTTTTGACCTTGGGATTACTCATTTTGATCTTGCCAATAATTACGGGCCGCCGCCTGGTTCTGCTGAAGAAATGTTCGGACAGCTTATGAAAACGGACTTCGCGCCATACAGAGATGAACTGGTTATTTCATCTAAGGCCGGGTACCGGATGTGGGACGGACCGTACGGGGAATGGGGTTCAAAGAAATATCTGATTTCAAGTCTTGATCAAAGCTTAAAGAGAATGGGACTGGACTACGTAGATATTTTTTATTCTCACCGGCCGGATCCTCATACGCCGCTAGAAGAAACAATGGGAGCACTCGATCAGATTGTCCGTCAGGGAAAAGCCCTGTACGTCGGAATATCAAGTTATTCTGCTGAGCAGACAGAGGAAGCGGTGAAAATCCTGAACCGTCTTGGAACACCGCTATTAATTCACCAGCCAAGCTATTCCATGCTGAACCGCTGGATTGAAGAAGGATTGCAGGATGTGCTGCAGGAAAATAAGGTAGGTTCGATTGCATTTTGTCCGCTTGAGCAAGGTCTGCTCACAAACAAATACGTCGGAGGCGTTCCTCAGGAATCACGCGCTGCAAAAGCAACAGGAGCACTTCAGGAAGAGCGCGTAACAGAAGAGCTTGTAGGAAAAATTAAGAAGTTGAACGAACTGGCTGCAAAACGCGGACAGAATCTTGCACAAATGGCATTGGCATGGGTGCTCAGGGAAGGCCGTGTAACTTCTGCCTTGATCGGAGCGAGCAAAGTGAGCCAGATTGAAGAAAATGTGGCGGCTCTGAATCATCTTGAATTTACTAAAGACGAGCTCTCACAGATTGAAAGCATTTTGTCAGAATAG
- a CDS encoding GNAT family N-acetyltransferase, whose product MYRKEFFVFEDSVPVKAVVRSYEKNDFDSLIQIQKESFPPPFPPDLWWKKEQLEQHVHLFPEGALCIEADGEIAGSMTALRVHFDPARPHHTWEDITDSGYITRSHKPDGDTLYVVDISVRPKFRKLGLGKWLMFSMYETVVKLNLKRLVGGGRMPGYRQHSDHLSPDEYLEEVVKGNLKDPVLTFLLRCGRTPLSVIPDYLEDDESCNFAALMEWKNPFNR is encoded by the coding sequence TTGTACAGAAAAGAATTTTTTGTTTTCGAAGACAGTGTTCCTGTTAAAGCAGTTGTAAGAAGCTATGAAAAAAATGACTTTGATTCACTGATTCAGATTCAAAAGGAAAGTTTTCCGCCGCCGTTTCCGCCTGATCTATGGTGGAAAAAGGAACAGCTTGAGCAGCATGTGCATTTGTTTCCGGAAGGCGCTCTCTGTATAGAAGCAGATGGAGAAATCGCAGGATCAATGACAGCTCTGCGCGTACACTTTGATCCTGCCCGCCCCCATCATACTTGGGAAGACATAACCGACAGCGGCTATATCACCCGAAGCCATAAGCCGGACGGAGATACGCTCTATGTTGTTGATATTAGCGTCAGGCCAAAGTTCAGAAAGCTGGGTCTTGGGAAATGGCTTATGTTTTCCATGTATGAAACGGTTGTGAAGCTTAACCTGAAGCGGCTGGTTGGCGGAGGAAGAATGCCGGGTTACAGACAGCACTCAGATCATCTCAGTCCTGATGAGTATTTAGAGGAAGTAGTGAAAGGAAACCTGAAAGACCCCGTCCTGACCTTTCTGCTTAGATGCGGAAGAACTCCGCTTTCTGTCATCCCTGACTATCTTGAAGATGATGAATCATGTAACTTTGCCGCCCTGATGGAATGGAAAAATCCATTTAATAGGTAG
- a CDS encoding carbon-nitrogen hydrolase family protein, giving the protein MQLRVSAVQYDLRTIHSFKEFADQVEHYIKTAEEFGTDFVLFPEFFTTQLMSIGNAEGQVLSIDELPDYTEQYLELFKGLAASTGMHIIGGTHVIKKEGRLYNVAHLFYPDGRVAEQAKLHITPTEVHEWDMTPGDELQVFETDKGTIAMLTCYDIEFPEIVRIAKAKGADVIFCPSCTDDRHGFHRVRYTSHARAIENQVYVVTTGTVGSLPTVDFMRGNFGQAAIITPNDVPFPPKGLAAEGEINQPMIVTADLDLELLYKVRASGSVTTWRDRRTDLYPDWEAKQGDRTLL; this is encoded by the coding sequence ATGCAGCTTAGAGTTTCGGCCGTTCAGTATGATCTGCGCACAATTCACTCATTTAAGGAATTTGCAGATCAGGTTGAGCACTATATTAAAACCGCAGAGGAATTTGGAACGGATTTTGTTCTTTTTCCCGAATTTTTCACTACTCAGCTTATGTCTATCGGCAATGCTGAGGGACAGGTACTGTCAATTGATGAACTTCCTGATTATACAGAGCAGTATCTGGAGCTTTTTAAAGGTCTCGCAGCAAGTACAGGCATGCATATCATCGGCGGGACACATGTAATCAAAAAAGAAGGGCGCCTTTATAATGTTGCTCATCTGTTTTATCCGGACGGACGGGTGGCAGAGCAGGCAAAGCTCCACATCACGCCGACTGAAGTTCATGAATGGGATATGACGCCGGGTGACGAACTCCAGGTGTTTGAAACGGACAAAGGGACCATTGCCATGCTGACGTGCTATGACATTGAATTTCCTGAAATCGTGCGGATCGCAAAAGCGAAAGGTGCTGATGTGATTTTCTGCCCTTCATGTACAGACGACCGCCACGGATTTCACCGCGTCCGCTATACAAGCCATGCCCGCGCGATTGAAAATCAGGTGTACGTTGTGACGACCGGTACTGTCGGCTCGCTGCCGACTGTCGATTTCATGAGAGGGAATTTCGGTCAGGCTGCCATCATCACACCGAATGATGTGCCGTTCCCTCCAAAGGGGCTGGCTGCAGAAGGCGAAATTAATCAGCCGATGATCGTAACCGCTGACCTCGATTTAGAGCTTCTTTATAAAGTGCGTGCAAGCGGATCGGTTACAACCTGGCGCGACCGCCGCACCGATTTATATCCCGATTGGGAAGCCAAGCAGGGGGACCGTACGCTGCTGTAA
- a CDS encoding histidine kinase N-terminal domain-containing protein yields the protein MTATDELIRFLDENISTFISAWRQKITISDDDLHQEEVEKNGMKMYELVKKTIVQPLSSDEIDVLASKVALERVEANVNIGDFINNVNLGRREVIRYIVSSGISREELQPFIEEINILFDQFSYFSVKKYTEVKEEILQDKISFIDQSHKERLTILGQMSSSFVHEFRNPLTAVKGFIKLMQSDHPNLKYLDIISHEVDQLNFRVSQFLHASKKETIESKREKLKLGELFDEVLAFMYPSLLDGSVKVQEGPKKNSSIYASRDELRQVFLNLMLNSIDALQKVNANRTITIDFKEDSSTAYVHISNNGPMIPQKQIETIFEPFFTTKELGTGIGLYICRKIIESHGGTISCLSDERTTTFTIALPISTS from the coding sequence ATGACAGCTACAGATGAATTAATCCGGTTTCTCGATGAAAACATCTCAACTTTTATTTCTGCATGGCGGCAGAAAATTACCATTTCAGATGATGATCTGCATCAGGAAGAGGTAGAAAAAAACGGGATGAAAATGTACGAGCTTGTGAAAAAGACGATTGTTCAGCCGCTGAGTTCGGATGAAATCGATGTTCTTGCCAGCAAGGTCGCACTTGAAAGAGTAGAAGCTAATGTTAATATCGGCGATTTTATCAATAATGTTAACCTTGGCCGCCGCGAGGTTATCCGCTACATTGTGAGTTCCGGCATTTCCAGGGAAGAACTTCAGCCTTTTATCGAAGAAATTAACATCCTTTTTGATCAATTTTCGTATTTTTCCGTAAAGAAGTACACGGAGGTAAAAGAAGAAATTCTGCAGGATAAGATCTCATTTATCGATCAGAGCCATAAAGAGCGCCTGACGATTCTCGGGCAGATGTCTTCAAGTTTTGTACATGAGTTCCGTAATCCGCTGACGGCTGTAAAAGGATTTATTAAACTAATGCAAAGCGATCATCCGAATCTGAAATACCTTGACATCATCAGCCATGAAGTTGACCAGCTGAACTTCCGCGTGTCTCAGTTTCTGCATGCTTCCAAAAAAGAAACGATTGAAAGCAAGCGCGAAAAGTTAAAACTTGGAGAGCTTTTTGATGAGGTGCTCGCCTTTATGTATCCCAGTCTGCTGGACGGGAGCGTTAAAGTGCAGGAGGGTCCTAAGAAAAATTCTTCTATTTATGCAAGCAGAGATGAACTGAGACAGGTGTTTTTAAATCTGATGCTCAATTCCATTGACGCTCTTCAGAAGGTTAACGCCAACAGAACGATAACCATTGATTTTAAAGAAGACAGCAGCACGGCATACGTACATATTTCAAATAACGGACCGATGATTCCCCAAAAACAGATTGAAACGATTTTTGAGCCCTTTTTTACAACGAAAGAACTGGGCACAGGGATCGGCCTGTATATTTGCAGGAAAATCATCGAAAGCCACGGCGGCACCATTTCTTGCCTGTCGGATGAGAGGACGACAACCTTTACGATTGCTCTCCCTATAAGTACTTCATAA